One window of Dysidea avara chromosome 11, odDysAvar1.4, whole genome shotgun sequence genomic DNA carries:
- the LOC136239581 gene encoding structural maintenance of chromosomes protein 5-like isoform X2 has product MAETSLNGGQSSALSPVKPLCQDDKRGIKRPKTELPVGAAEKKPKREYLKGSIVRIKLQNFLTFDDVELIPGAKLNVIAGANGSGKSSIMCGICLGLAGHPKLLGRAKELKDFVKYGRSEAFIEIELFNPCEHNPVIRRQIHCDNNSSTWILNGKSSHLKEIKEVVSDMNVQIANRCQFLPQDMVVEFARMNSYELLEETEKTVGTTEMFELHQKLKSMKTGHKDIYKRLKEKEELLEKKTRDNQMIENDVSQAREGHHAVTCLRILREKKSWMFYGVARKHYLETKKNKNKAESVWNRIHDEHESLENQIKHLDTVIQSLSKNEQECKKKINDKRKEIQKDRDTLNQLDNEIDKTEDEFVDKRIQEHQRRNKLVHKRTEVEGMECLLATMAPMDKCQQGEEVDVTDVVDLTLHDDQDEEESDLEDDEEVRRLFGGTGNIRLQTLWGKNKICYNIVRWLRKNQSCFQHAIIEPMILVANCRDQQYLKQVEGFLNNQHKFSFIAQTEEDMIKLKKEVREKLKLSVNVILDPKAISNSEDVSKYTPFYDINEMRQYGFDQWMINLIDAPAPTLRVLCKYHYLHNVFVAKDMSAQQIARVVDEIGDRVRKFFTSSENVTVIISKYGSQVKSAILKFLCEPEYLGFPQDDVKLEVKPLITNGNGEKIVIDLDEFEEKAKKHIKAIRKRKTNSTRGRAKLTSTINTMRIQLSELENSAIDLVAEENACKQAVLKLRHDQVECMQKIAALVYTLTTDQREYTIAQLQQQAVVMQKEQVQKCQIEVKHRLEEAEAQLNDAKKIADDTKERGKQLLLQAQKLSGLTNHSDIPPEKQQQYDSFPNDLEEVEGLMHEYKIKAEMCRNMDTRCVEQYDKRRKEIKLLKQEVNELQNKYADYTERMEEMKDKWLDPLKSLIGRVDEKFSTFFRDMGCAGEISLLEDKDNDFSKYGIVVKVKFRSEEDLQVLTTCRQSGGERNVATMLYLMALQDIASSPFRAVDEINQLYHWSVNPAVLSISFSHLSYSKI; this is encoded by the exons ATGGCTGAAACGTCC CTGAATGGCGGTCAGTCCTCTGCACTGTCACCTGTCAAACCATTATGTCAAGATGATAAAC GTGGAATAAAACGTCCTAAAACAGAATTACCAGTCGGAGCAGCTGAAAAGAAGCCAAAGAGAGAATACCTGAAAGGTTCAATTGTCAGAATTAAACTTCAAAATTTTTT GACGTTTGATGATGTAGAGTTGATCCCTGGAGCTAAACTGAATGTGATAGCCGGTGCTAATGGATCTGGCAAGTCCAGTATTATGTGTGGAATATGTTTGGGACTGGCCGGCCACCCCAAATTACTAGGGAGAGCAAAAGAG TTAAAAGATTTTGTGAAGTATGGCAGATCTGAAGCATTTATTGAAATAGAATTGTTTAATCCATGTGAGCACAACCCTGTTATTCGGAGGCAAATCCATTGTGATAATAATAGCTCTACCTGGATACTAAATGGTAAGAGCAGTCATCTGAAAGAG ATTAAGGAGGTTGTTAGTGACATGAATGTACAAATAGCAAACAGGTGCCAGTTCTTGCCTCAG GATATGGTGGTTGAGTTTGCAAGGATGAACAGCTACGAACTGTTAGAAGAAACAGAAAAAACA GTTGGCACTACTGAAATGTTTGAGTTGCATCAGAAATTGAAGAGCATGAAAACTGGTCACAAAGATATCTAT AAGAGACTTAAGGAGAAGGAGGAGTTGTTGGAGAAGAAAACAAGAGATAACCAGATGATTGAAAATGATGTGTCTCAAGCTAGGGAAGGACATCATGCTGTTACTTGTTTAAGAATTCTGAGGGAAAAGAAAAGTTGGATG TTCTATGGAGTTGCTAGGAAGCACTATTTGGAGACAAAGAAGAACAAGAATAAAGCTGAGAGTGTGTGGAATAGAATTCACGATGAACATGAGTCACTAGAAAATCAAATAAAACACTTGGACACTGTTATACAATCTCTCAGTAAAAATGAGCAAGAGTGTAAGAAGAAAATTAATGACAAACGGAAGGAGATTCAGAAAGACAGAGATACATTAAACCAACTGgataatgaaattgataaaaCAGAGGATGAATTTGTAGATAAAAGGATTCAGGAACACCAGCGGCGAAACAAATTAGTTCACAAAAGGACAGAGGTTGAAGGGATGGAATGCCTGTTGGCTACAATGGCACCTATGGATAAATGTCAACAAGGAGAGGAGGTAGATGTCACAGATGTGGTTGATCTGACATTGCATGATGATCAGGATGAAGAAGAAAGTGATT TGGAAGATGATGAAGAAGTGAGACGATTGTTTGGTGGTACAGGGAACATACGTCTGCAGACCCTCTGGGGTAAGAACAAGATATGTTACAACATTGTCCGATGGTTAAGAAAGAATCAAAGTTGTTTTCAACATGCAATTATTGAACCAATGATTTTAGTG GCTAATTGTAGGGATCAGCAGTATCTGAAACAAGTTGAAGGTTTCTTAAACAATCAACACAAATTCTCTTTTATTGCCCAGACAGAAGAAGATATGATTAAACTAAAAAAAGAA GTGAGAGAGAAATTGAAGCTATCTGTGAATGTAATACTGGATCCCAAGGCTATTAGTAATTCAGAGGACGTCAGCAAGTACACACCATTTTATGATATTAATGAAATGAG ACAATATGGGTTTGATCAGTGGATGATCAACTTGATAGATGCACCTGCTCCCACACTGAGGGTTCTCTGCAAGTATCACTACCTCCATAATGTTTTTGTGGCTAAGGATATGTCAGCTCAACAGATTGCAAGG GTAGTGGATGAAATTGGTGACCGGGTTCGAAAGTTTTTCACCTCATCAGAGAAT GTTACTGTTATTATCAGCAAATATGGTAGTCAAGTTAAGAGTGCTATACTAAAGTTCCTATG TGAGCCAGAGTATTTGGGGTTTCCCCAAGATGATGTTAAACTTGAAGTGAAGCCACTGATTACAAATGGG AATGGTGAAAAGATTGTTATAGACCTTGATGAATTTGAAGAAAAGGCAAAGAAACATATCAAGGCTATTAGAAAAAGAAAG ACTAACAGCACACGAGGAAGGGCCAAACTAACTAGCACAATTAATACTATGCGAATACA ACTGAGTGAATTAGAAAACAGTGCAATTGATTTAGTGGCTGAGGAAAATGCATGCAAACAAGCTGTGTTGAAG CTACGACATGATCAAGTAGAGTGCATGCAGAAGATAGCTGCTCTAGTTTATACTCTTACCACCGACCAAAGGGAGTACACTATTGCTCAGCTACAACAACAGGCTGTGGTTATGCAGAAGGAACAAGTGCAGAAATGTCAGATAGAAGTGAAGCATCGTTTAGAAGAAGCAGAG GCCCAGTTAAATGATGCCAAGAAAATAGCTGATGATACAAAAGAGAGAGGAAAGCAACTCCTGCTACAGGCACAGAAGTTGTCAGGATTAACCAACCACAGTGACATCCCTCCTGAAAAGCAGCAA CAATATGATAGTTTTCCAAATGATTTGGAGGAAGTGGAGGGGCTAATGCATGAATACAAGATAAAGGCTGAAATGTGCCGCAACATGGATACTAGG TGTGTAGAACAGTATGATAAGAGAAGAAAAGAAATTAAGTTACTTAAGCAAGAA GTGAATGAACTTCAGAACAAATATGCTGATTACACTGAGCGAATGGAAGAGATGAAGGATAA GTGGCTTGACCCTTTGAAGAGTCTAATTGGTCGAGTGGATGAAAAATTTTCAACATTCTTTAGAGACATGGGCTGTGCTGGAGAGATCAGCTTGTTGGAAGATAAAGACAAT GATTTCAGTAAGTATGGGATAGTTGTCAAGGTGAAATTCCGGTCTGAAGAAGACCTACAAGTGTTGACCACATGTCGGCAGAGTGGAGGGGAGAGAAATGTTGCCACCATGTTATACCTCATGGCACTGCAAGACATTGCATCATCTCCCTTCAGAGCTGTTGATGAAATCAATCAG TTGTATCATTGGTCAGTAAACCCGGCAGTTCTCAGTATTTCATTCTCACACCTAAG TTACTCAAAAATTTGA